A region of the Xyrauchen texanus isolate HMW12.3.18 unplaced genomic scaffold, RBS_HiC_50CHRs HiC_scaffold_703, whole genome shotgun sequence genome:
GGTGGCATGAGGCGGCGGCACACCCCAACAACCAACCCCCAGTCAGCAACTTTGGGGGCGGGTTGAAGCGGGTTTCGCCCAGGGCGCCAAATAAGCCAGAACCGCTACTGTGCATAAGCAGACAGCATCACATATATGGTGTAGAGTAATATGATGACTTTGTACACTGAAGCTATGACATTTCCTCTCTTGCAGGACACGACAGCCCGCAAACGCTTTTCCAACCCTGAAGAGTGTGCACGAGTGTTCTTATGAATGTATGTGAGAGAGAAACCTTTGCCAATGTCGACTTTGTACTTTGTTGCGTCCACCAGTTGAAAGATGTTTAAAGACGTTATTAGCGGTTTCTACGGTGCGTGTGTTAAACGCTAGAATCCTGTTAAAGTGGCGGATTCCTTTAATACCTTTATGTTTTCTGTACTTCCGAGAGGAGGTTTATACATCATGAGGATGGTTGAATTtttactatttaattttttttttttaacagatcacttttttgtgtatgtgcattCTTGTTTACCGTTCTTTGGTGCGACACATTTCATATTTCATACAGTTTTATATTCTGAGTCGGTGATAGACTTCAGattcactttatttatatatttatgttcatGCTGGTCAGAGCACAAAATCTTCAACATTACTGCAACGGATGCTTATAATAAATACGTGGGATTCACTATTTTGGAAAACTAATAAATGCTTTTGTCTTGTTCTGGTGTGCTCAGGTTTATTTTATGTGTAACAACTGTGAGGAAAAATTACACAAATGCAAACACGCAAATATTCACGTTTTATTCACTTTATGTTTATAGTGGtttatttaaaagcttttttttaatcacactcacttatgaataaataaaaacattttatctgGTTATAGTcgtacatataaataaaaatagcagAAATCGGTTCGGAAGAAACCATATGCAATCCACCCCACATatacgttatatatatatatatatatatgttaaatgcATCTAGCCAACATTAAAGTGATTTttcaatgcagtttttttttttaaatacaaaaagacctacaggcagaaatatACAGAAGGGGAAATACATTATATGATGAACAGATCACAGATGAAGAGTTTTGTACATCCGAGCAACCAAGAGCATAGCCAGGAAAtcacttttgggtgggcctcaacaaAACTGGATGGGAAATTATTTCTTTAACCAAATATTCCTTAAAGAGCATCTATTATGGTtttttaaacatgcctaatttagttttaaaggtctcatacaaaagatttacatgcatccaaggtcaaaaaacactttaatttgcttttaatcattttaataatttaaattgcagcattaccttttaTTCCCCTAttgtcaaaaacgactcgttcaatgatccgttctaaaggattcgttctaaactccgcctttcagagcgtctactctgctctgattggtcagctgttcccagtctgttgtgattggtctaccgcttacaGCGCGTGTCGGAAAGGAAACGCCCACTTCCATATCCTAGTTTCAGCTCCGTgtgaataaatgtctgttttatCTTACCAATTTGAGGCAGAGTCCGATAGTGATACATCAGAAGATCAGCCTGAACCACCATCGCAAACACGACGAGAACAGGACGTTTCTAAGTGGTAAGTTTATTAGTAGTTTGACAATAACGTGAGTTAGCAGAGGCTAACAGCTAACAGGCTAATAGCATGCACTGGCTGTACATGTAAACAGACCAGTGTTTTGGTTAGTACAGGAAGTCATTAcaggaattactaacgactcggttcaggtgttcagaatcggttctttcttttaaGAGTCAATTACTCCATTTGTCCTGCACTTTTTTGAATTTTTGAACCTTTGCAGagttttttacattcacaaacagttaTATAACACACTACACGAAAGGTCATATTTAGAAAACCATAATAGTCCTctttaacaacagagaagcgGTTCTAACAGTTCTTTctgaatttattttataatttgggGTCAAAGAATAGTTTCTAATATTGAGACTGGTCTAATCTAAATTAAACTGTGGagacatgtgtttgtttgtttgttgcatCCAGACAGTTttgttaattataattaaattaattaatgtaattaggTTAATTATGCCAAGCGTAGCCGTGTACTGTATAATAGTTGCGTTTCAAAAGACAATTTAACTGATAATTAAGAGCCGGTCACATTGATTTGCAGCAACATAAATGAGTTTGAGGCGGCATTATCAACAGAACTGCTTTATTGATTATAACGAGACTGGGTTTAGTTTGGTAATGTTGCACTTTCAGTATACACCGAATGGGACTACAACTGGTGGCAATTCAGAGATTATTCCGGGACTTCAGAAAGATCGGGAGCTTTTTTTCCTCCATCTCCGAGCCCAGCGGTGAGATGCGGTCTGTACGTGTCACTCAAAAGCAACTTTAGCGCCCTCTTGTGGCCACTGCTGTTTGCCGGGCTGAGAGAGCAGAAGCCCCGGGCTGCGATAGCGCCACCTGCTGTCCGGAACGTCGGTGGTCATTGTGCGCGTCTGAGCGGTGTGAAGCCCCTCCATCGCGCTCGACAGCCAAATCAGTCTCTTCAGACTCTGAATAGAGCGGCCGCGGTCGTGCATCAACTGATGCTCTGTGACCGCTCGTCTACTGCAGAGAGAAACACACATCAATTATTTATGATCTggacaaagaatttaaaggggcggcGTTAAATTTCCATTTCATATAAATGTTCTATagcctatacagtatttaatgcaattacatcagaagtaactgtatttaaattactaaaaaaataaaagtaatcccttactttacttttccaatgaaaaagtaatttaattacagtaatggaTTACTTATTAATGCATTACACTGGACAGGTGTACCTCTCGCTCTCCTGACACTGCACGGCGGCGACTATCATCAGGACCATGAGAGCGACGCGCTGCTGCGACCGTTGAGTGCGCGACATCATCCACAAACACCTTATTAACACCTTTAGCagaacaaaatgacaaaatgttacatataaaaaaatacgaatcaaattcttaatttgtatttttagtgctttctagtaaaagtacaattttataatacaattatataaaattaatatctttaaatatgaaaataatataaaattgacTTCGGTGAATATAAACAAGTTAAAATtaactttatttaatatatatttaagtgcTTTGAAACATTGCGTATTGTGAAAAAtgctgcacaaataaaaaaagacgactttttgtcttaattaaaaacattattgtaaGATTTATGCAATTTCATAACGAGTAATATTTatcaaaaaaactaaatgttttttacatttatataatagagttaaaatgacacaattcaattaaattaattaatttttttattttaagtgtttttttacgTACATAATTTTGTTGAATTGATCTTGTGTTAATGATGTTTAGATAACAAGGAAAATAAGatgaaaatactaaataaaataaaatgtttttgcagaGCTTCATCGGATCACAGAGAAATAAACGATAAATACGATAATGCAAAAATATTGTTCtaataatcaaatacatttataattaatatagAAATGCTAAATTCTAAGACTGgtttgcattaaatataacttcaATGGTTTACGCTTCTGAAAATAGTTTTTACGTGTTTGAAgtctcatttaatttaattatattaaactcaGTAAAATCATTTTAagcatttttgcatttaaatttcaaAACAATCTTCCATTTAAATTAAATCGAGTCATCTTTAACAGAAAttactaaatatttaaaatgtaatttagttaaaaattacGTAATTCGTTGCGCTGGAATTTTGTTAGAAAAATTAAAATGCGAAAATCGTAAAAATAAGCTCGAATATTTTTTTACGAATTTTTtacgttttaagaatgtttcgaGATTTtcacttaagaaaataaatttgcACACAATGATCGTTATATGTTTGTATCACTGCAAACGACAAACGTTGTCCATGTCAGCGAGATTAAATGCAGCTGTAAAGTGTTTAAGGTGTAAGTTTGAGGTACTCACGCTGTTCCTCTCGTCTCCTCTCGCTGCTGAAGCTTCACTGACACtcctctggaattatatataccCCAAACATCTGACACGGGACCTCTGACGTATCTAATGAGGTctcctcctccaaacacaacATGTTCCAGTCACTTCCACAAGCTCATTAATAAGTGTTGTCTTATTTAACGGTTCCTCACTGACTCTGTGAATCTGCTGAGTAAGACGCCTCCTGTTATACTCCGCGCAGGAGAGATTAAAGACAACATCACACAAACCAGAAGTTTGAAAAGCAGCTGATGCAGGAAGCAATCGATGTGTGAAACGTCCTTAAAAAGCCTTTGAATCTTCCTCTAGTTAAAATGCCTTCAGTCTACTAAGAGCATCACTAAGGACCCTCATCGCCGTGGCAACCCGTCCTGGATGCGGTCTCTGTAGGTGAGAAATGCAGCGGTTTGAGGGGGTGTAGATGTTCCTGCACTGATTCCTGCGCTGTTAAACATCTCTGACTAGCAACCGCCCATAGAAAGAGTGCTTTTAAAGAAGTTAATTGAGCCGTATGTTGTTCCAGTGCAACTCTCTTCAGTGCAACACCAACGGAGAAGTTTAGCTGAATGTTCATGCTACTCTTTTCCATGCATATGATTATGATAATCGTATTcatgataaaatatgcatttcttattACTGTATTATTCTTTTCAGCGTATAAACAACTTCAGAAcgtgcttttggcgcccctctgtggggAAAAATGTGCTTACAATTAAAAACACTTtctgcttcggccactggggggcaGTACTGCGGATTTCAGTGAGCACTGACCGAGTTGAGCTCTAGAAAAGTCAAGCTACTCTTTCCGATTATACTTTGAGTTCGGTCTGGTGCACCATAGGGTCAATTAAGTTGCTTATTAAGAGTTTGGACGACACTACACACAGCTGACACCCTATATAGTGCACTTTGTAAGAGTGGGGCTGATGCGCGAGTGCACTAGTAATTACATATGTACTCAATGGCTGTATTTCAAAGTAAAGAATAAGCTTAAAGCAGACATGTCAGCCAATACTATTGAGTTGCTCTGACTTGAATGGCATAAAAGTTAACTTTATAACGAGGATGCTAacggctacagcctctagcgtcagttgctagtgcagcTCTTGAGGTCAGGACAGGTTTACACACATCT
Encoded here:
- the pth4 gene encoding parathyroid hormone 4, which produces MSRTQRSQQRVALMVLMIVAAVQCQESESRRAVTEHQLMHDRGRSIQSLKRLIWLSSAMEGLHTAQTRTMTTDVPDSRWRYRSPGLLLSQPGKQQWPQEGAKVAFE